DNA sequence from the Candidatus Dependentiae bacterium genome:
AAAGCATCGTCTTATTTTAGCAGCCCGTCTAATCCAGCATCAACAGTATTAAATGAAGAAGATACTAATCCTGAAGATCTGAAATTCCCTTTTGATAGTTATAAGATTAATAAGTATGAACCTGTTATGGAAAGGAATGATTTCAGAGATCAGAATAGAGTAGATATACACACTAATATGCATCAATCTAACAAAATTTACCAAGCAAGGATGAATGATCTTCAGAAAGCCATAGAAGACATAAAGAATGTAAAAGCTGGCAATAATACAACAGAAAATTTTCAAAGAATGGTAGATCTAAATAATAAAATTAACTACCTAGCTCAAGAATTAAATGCTAGGCATGAGTTCTTCATGGCCTCANNNNNNNNNNNNNNNNNNNNAAAAGAGACCGTGCTGTAGGGCCAAAAGAGAGAGATGATTTTAAGTATCGCGAGTAAATTATTGTAGAATAATGATAAAATATGTTAGCATTTTAATGTAAATCTATAGATAAAGACATTTGTGTTGTATGCGAAACTAAATTCAAACCAAGAGCCAATTGTGGGTAAAAATACTCACCATTGGCTCTTGGTTTGAATTTAATAAGAACTCTTGTTGCAAAAAACAGCCTGTGCTAATTTATACATTTATGTACGAATTAGCACAGGCTGTTTTTTGCCCATCTGTGGCTATAATCCAGCCGTGCTGGGCTTAAAGTAATCATTTTAGTTACCAGTTTTTTTATTGCGGGTTATCCCTTTTATCTATATTTGTTTTTATATTTTTCTTAAGTAAAAACCTAAGTATTTTTGCCTCTGGAAAGGCGTTTTTTCACGGGGTCCGTCTTCGACTTACGGCTTCGATCGGATAGTCTTTCTTCTTTGAGCAGAGTGATTTTTTTAATTTTGTGCCTTTAGGGGCGTAGCCTGACGTAGCTAAAAGCGAAGACAGGGTATAAACCATTGTTTTTAGTTGAGCGCTTTTGTTAGGGTAGAAATATAGGTCTCCATGGGGGAATAAAAAAATAAAGGGAAGTCTTATGGCTACAAATCAAAAATATCTATTATGTGCTCTCAGTTTTCTGGTAAGCAGCCAGGCTATGGGTATGAGGCAAGTGACCTCTCGAACGGGAGTTCAGGTTGGTCGAGCTTTGGGAGCTGGCGCAGTGTCAACAGTTGGTCGACAGTTTGAGACAAGCATGCCTGATTTGATGAGCGGGGACCAAGCTCAGCAGCAATTATTCTTAATAGAGGGCAATATTGGTGCTGGTAAGTCTACCTTTTTGCAAATGTTATCAAACTATTTCCCTCAAGCTGTCTGCATTCCTGAACCATGTGATAAATGGCAAAACATACAAGGACACAATTTATTGGATGCTTTTTATAAAGATACTAAGCGATGGGCCTATTCGATGTTATCTTATGTAATGATGACGGTTGTTCAACAGTTTCAAAATTTTGTACGTCCTACTTCTAATATTTATTTTATGGAGCGTTCTTTATTCTCTGGAAAATATTGCTTTTT
Encoded proteins:
- a CDS encoding deoxynucleoside kinase translates to MATNQKYLLCALSFLVSSQAMGMRQVTSRTGVQVGRALGAGAVSTVGRQFETSMPDLMSGDQAQQQLFLIEGNIGAGKSTFLQMLSNYFPQAVCIPEPCDKWQNIQGHNLLDAFYKDTKRWAYSMLSYVMMTVVQQFQNFVRPTSNIYFMERSLFSGKYCFFKNLAAAGMLNDLEQAMYINSWDWFNKQMPKPRGVIYLHTTPEVCHNRMKARARAEEGVVSLEYLQTLHDRHENWLVSKQWSDDEEIPVLTLNACLDFKNDIEVQKQFVKLINDFMQNEGRIKSPGAIRTNSVMSVNRNA